CGAGCAGCTCGTCGCCCGTGCGGCCGCGGCGGGACTGGCCAGCGTCGTGCACGCGATCGGTGATGCCGCGGTATCGCTCGCGCTGGACGTGCTGGGGCGCGCCCCGCGCAGCGGGCTGGCCATGCCGCATCGGATCGAGCATGTGCAGTGCTGCGCGCCCGACCGTCTTGCGGATGCGGGGCGGAGCGGCATCGTGTGCAGCGTACAGCCGTCGCACCTGCTCAGCGACTGGCAGGCGGCGGACCGGCACTGGGGCGCGCGCGCCCGGCATGCGTACGCGTTCCGCTCGCTTGCCGCCGGCGGCGCAACGCTGGCCTTCGGCTCGGACGCGCCGGTCGAGCCGGTGGATCCGCGGCTCTCGCTGTTCGCCGCCGTGACGCGCCAGGATACGGAGGGAAAGCCGGTCGGCGGCTGGTACCCGGAGGAGCGGATCGACGTCAGCGATGCGCTCGTCGCATTCACCCGCGGCCCGGCCATTGCCGCAGGCATGGACCGCGAGCTCGGGCGGCTGGAGCCCGGCACACTCGGCGATATTGCCGTCTGGGATCGCGACCCGCTCGCGGTCCCAGCATCAGAACTGCCTGCCATGCGCTGCACCGCCACGATTGTCGGCGGGCAGCTCGTGTG
This genomic window from Longimicrobiales bacterium contains:
- a CDS encoding amidohydrolase family protein → EQLVARAAAAGLASVVHAIGDAAVSLALDVLGRAPRSGLAMPHRIEHVQCCAPDRLADAGRSGIVCSVQPSHLLSDWQAADRHWGARARHAYAFRSLAAGGATLAFGSDAPVEPVDPRLSLFAAVTRQDTEGKPVGGWYPEERIDVSDALVAFTRGPAIAAGMDRELGRLEPGTLGDIAVWDRDPLAVPASELPAMRCTATIVGGQLVWRDA